From the Phoenix dactylifera cultivar Barhee BC4 unplaced genomic scaffold, palm_55x_up_171113_PBpolish2nd_filt_p 001391F, whole genome shotgun sequence genome, one window contains:
- the LOC103700728 gene encoding probable protein S-acyltransferase 16, giving the protein MEGSLVSSYSNKTTCIIGGALLFPLTLALSVLLGWQIYLILQNKTTIEYHEGVRAMWLEEKVGNMYRHPYDLGVYENLVSVVGPNIFCWLCPVSKFKGSGLRFPTAFDIPISTTLT; this is encoded by the exons atggaagggagcctggtgagtAGTTACTCTAATAAAACAACATGT ATCATTGGTGGAGCTTTACTGTTTCCCTTAACTCTGGCGTTAAGCGTCCTATTGGGTTGGCAGATTTACCTTATTTTGCAGAACAAGACCACAATTGAG TACCATGAAGGAGTCAGAGCCATGTGGCTGGAAGAAAAAGTAGGAAATATGTATAGACATCCATATGACCTTGGTGTCTATGAAAACCTTGTTTCA GTAGTAGGgcctaacatcttttgttggttaTGCCCTGTATCAAAGTTCAAAGGCTCTGGTCTCCGATTTCCCACTGCATTTGACATTCCAATATCTACAACACTAACTTGA